CAGCGGCTTGAGGCTCAGCAAGCGCGAAAAGCCGCAGGAGACTTGGAAGCCCAAGGCTTGGACGAGGATTTCGTCCATGCGTTGGAAGTGGGGATGCCCCCCACGGGCGGCCTCGGGATTGGCATCGACCGCTTGGTGATGTTGCTCACCGACAGCCCCTCAATCCGTGATGTAATTGCATTCCCGCTTATGCGCCCAGAGTCGCGCCCTGATGAGGCCCCCTCAGTGGGATAATGAATCCAAAGGCATGGTCCAATCCTCATGAGTGGTGAGCGCGTAGGTTTCCGCTTCAAGCACGCTGACGCGGTGGTCAAGCGCAATCCACAGGGTCGTTCCCGTCGGGGATGGGTCATGGAACCTGTGGAACAGACCACGAGTCGCGGTACCAAAATGCCGGCATACCGCATTCGCTGGCGCGATAGCGAACGTCCGGAAATCGTTCTGCAGCACATGCTGATCGCTGATCCTGATCCCACGCCACCGCCCGAAGGTGTCAGCCTTGAGCCACCCGCACCCAAAGCCTGATCAGCTCAAAGCCCAGCCTTGTTGCGGAGCTCTCTTAGCTCCTGTTCGGCTTCAAAAAGCGCCCAGTCCTTCTCCAGATCGGAGCGGCTGGGCGTTTTTTGTTGGATTTTTAACTCCAACAATTGTTGCTCCACTTCGTTGAAGCGGCGACCAAGGTCATCGAGGTCGTTCCAGAGCTGACGTCCCTGGTCCATCAGTCCATGGAGATGTTGATCAGCGCGGTTGGCCAGGTCGCTCGCATTGGCCTGTCGGGCTTTGTCGGAGCGCTGTCGCCAAGCCCGTACGTCTTCGGCGAGGTGCAGGAGCTGTTGACGTTGCAGTTCGGCTTCCTGTTGCAGCTGCTGCCGTTGGCGTTGAAGTGATTGAGCGCGGTCGCGGCTGTGCTGTTCTTCAAACAGCTGATCTTGCAGCGGGTTGTTGCGCAGGAAGCCGGAGAGGCGTTGATCCAGCTCTCGCTCCAGCTGCTCCAGCCAACTCATGCCTGATCGCCCGCAGCAGGGGTGGTGATTAAGGGCTTTTCGATTTCTTTGAGCAGCGGCTCGAGGGCGGCCAATTTTGAGTTGAGGATCATTTGAGTGAGTTGAGCCGCCTTCACTTCGCCCACCTCTCCCTCGAGGGTTCCGAGCCGATCAAAAGCAGCTAAGTAGAGGGCCTCGAGATCTTGGATGAGCCGTTCGCGTTCCTGTTTGATTGCTTGGCGCCGTTCGTCCTGTTTCATGACGATGGAGGGTCTTTGTCGATTTCAGTTTGACGGTACTAAGAGGTGAAGGGAGATCTGATCGTGATCGTCATGCCAACGTTGTTGGATCTGCCACCCCGCTTGCGCGGCCAAGTCTGCGGCGGCGTCTGGGCTGTATTTCACGCTGTGCTCGGTTACCCAGCGTTCATTGTGGTCGAACGACCATGCTGACTCCGCCAGCTGGATGGTCTGGGCGCAGCGACTCACGAGAGCCATTTCGATGCGCTGCTGATCGGCTTGCCAACGTGCCTCATAGCGGAAGTTCTTAGCTTCAGCATTGCCATGTAAATCGCGGTTGAGGCGTTTCAGCAGGTTGAACGCGAAGGCCTTCGAAACTCCAGCGGCATCGTTGTAGGCGGCTTCCAGCAGAGCTGGATCGCGGGGTTGGTCCAACCCCAGTAGCAACGGCCCGCCCGCTAACAGATGCCGAAATCGTTGGAGCAGCAGTACGGCGTCTTTTGGTGTGAAGTTTCCGAGTGAGCTGCCGGGGAAGAAACCGATACGGCGCTCCCCGATGAGCCAGGGATGTGTGGGTAAGCCCTCGAGTTGGCTGTGGTCACAGCAGATGCCCAACATCTGGATGGCGGGATGCTGGGATGCCAGACCTGTGAGCGAGTCTTCCAGTGCGGATCGGCTGATGTCCAAAGCCACGAAGGTTTTGGGCCGCAGGGCTCTCAGCAGCGGGTCGACTTTCTTGGCATTGCCAATGCCGAATTCCACCACCACACCAGATCCAACAGCGCTAGCAATGTCGGACGCATGGGATTCGAGCAGGGCGATTTCGGTGCGGGTGAGGCTGTATTCCGGCTGATCACAAATCGCCGCGAACAACTGGGAGCCCTCAGCGTCGTACAGCAGCCACGCCGGCAATTGACGAGGTTGTCGCTGGAGTCCTTCCAGCACAACTCGTTTGAGATCCGTCGGGGCGGGGTGGAGGTCGATGACTGCGATGCTCATCGGGCGAGCCGCACTCCCGCCGCCATCCAACGGCTGAAGGGGGGGAAGAAATTTCGGTAGGTGTCTCGGCTATGGCCTGGGGGGGTAAGCCAGCAGCTCCCCCGCAACACCATTTGTGAGCTCATGAATTTGCCGTTGTATTCACCGATGGCTCCCGGAGGCGGACGGAAACCGGG
The DNA window shown above is from Synechococcus sp. CC9902 and carries:
- a CDS encoding hercynine metabolism protein, translated to MSWLEQLERELDQRLSGFLRNNPLQDQLFEEQHSRDRAQSLQRQRQQLQQEAELQRQQLLHLAEDVRAWRQRSDKARQANASDLANRADQHLHGLMDQGRQLWNDLDDLGRRFNEVEQQLLELKIQQKTPSRSDLEKDWALFEAEQELRELRNKAGL
- a CDS encoding hercynine metabolism small protein, producing the protein MKQDERRQAIKQERERLIQDLEALYLAAFDRLGTLEGEVGEVKAAQLTQMILNSKLAALEPLLKEIEKPLITTPAAGDQA
- the egtD gene encoding L-histidine N(alpha)-methyltransferase; the protein is MSIAVIDLHPAPTDLKRVVLEGLQRQPRQLPAWLLYDAEGSQLFAAICDQPEYSLTRTEIALLESHASDIASAVGSGVVVEFGIGNAKKVDPLLRALRPKTFVALDISRSALEDSLTGLASQHPAIQMLGICCDHSQLEGLPTHPWLIGERRIGFFPGSSLGNFTPKDAVLLLQRFRHLLAGGPLLLGLDQPRDPALLEAAYNDAAGVSKAFAFNLLKRLNRDLHGNAEAKNFRYEARWQADQQRIEMALVSRCAQTIQLAESAWSFDHNERWVTEHSVKYSPDAAADLAAQAGWQIQQRWHDDHDQISLHLLVPSN